One genomic region from Anopheles bellator chromosome 2, idAnoBellAS_SP24_06.2, whole genome shotgun sequence encodes:
- the LOC131209372 gene encoding filamin-A isoform X2 yields the protein MPSGQVDKPVIDDNHDGTVSIRYEPKEEGIHELAVKYNGEHVQGSPFKFHVDSISSGYVTAYGPGLVHGVTGEPAQFIISTKGAGAGGLQMAVEGPSKADITYHDNKDGTVSVSYLPTAPGEYKISVRFGDKHIKGSPYFAKITGEGRKRNQISVGSCSEVTLPGVISDQDLRSLNASIQAPTGLEEPCFLKRMPTGNIGISFTPREIGEHTVSVKRLGKHIANSPFKVNVCEREVGDAKKVVVSGSALKEGKTHQDNVFSVDTRNAGYGGLSLSIEGPSKAEIQCTDKDDGTLNIAYKPTEPGYYIVNLKFADHHVTGSPFTVKVSGEGTNRQREKIQRQREAVPITEVGSQCKLTFKMPGITSFDLSATVTSPGGVSEDAEIQEIEDGLYAVHFVPKELGVHTVSVKYKQIHIPGSPFQFTVGPLKDTGAHLVKAGGPGLEHGEQGVPAEFNVWTREAGGGTLAISVEGPSKAEIEFKDRKDGSCDVSYVVSEPGDYRIGLKFNDRHIPDSPFKVYISPAMGEAHKLEVAQFPTGCVQADKPAQFMVRKNGAKGELDAKVVAPSNNEDDCFIQLIDQDQYSVRFYPRENGIHAIHVKFNGVHIPGSPYRIKVGKDDVDPAAVHALGKGLGDVKTGEKTDLIIDTCNAGAGTLAVTVDGPAKVAMDCTEVEEGYKVRYTPLLPGHYYMTIKYNQMHIVGSPFKINCTGESLAEAGGQETSSVIVETVAKVSKGGNRTGVILPIFKSDASKVQSKGMGLKKAYMGKQNQFTVNAGDAGNNILFVGIYGPKGPCDEVFIKHTGRNQYNVNYLVRERGDYILLVKWGDDHIPGSPFKVEV from the exons ATGCCCAGCGGACAGGTAGACAAGCCCGTGATTGACGACAACCACGATGGAACCGTATCGATCCGCTACGAACCGAAGGAGGAAGGTATCCACGAGCTGGCGGTGAAATACAATGGGGAGCATGTGCAGGGCTCGCCGTTCAAATTCCACGTCGATTCGATCTCGTCCGGGTACGTGACGGCGTACGGACCGGGCCTGGTGCACGGTGTCACGGGCGAGCCGGCCCAGTTCATCATCTCCACCAAgggggccggtgccggcggtttGCAGATGGCCGTCGAAGGGCCGAGCAAGGCGGAC ATCACCTATCACGATAACAAGGATGGCACGGTGTCCGTGTCGTACCTACCGACCGCTCCCGGCGAGTACAAAATCTCCGTCCGCTTCGGTGACAAGCACATCAAGGGTTCGCCGTACTTCGCCAAGATCACCGGTGAGGGCCGCAAGCGTAACCAGATCTCGGTCGGCTCCTGCTCCGAGGTGACGCTCCCGGGCGTCATCAGCGACCAGGATCTGCGCTCGCTGAACGCGTCGATTCAGGCACCGACGGGCCTGGAGGAACCGTGCTTCCTGAAGCGCATGCCCACCGGCAACATTGGCATCTCGTTTACGCCACGCGAAATTGGCGAGCACACCGTGTCCGTCAAGCGGCTCGGCAAGCACATCGCCAACTCGCCCTTCAAGGTGAACGTGTGCGAGCGTGAGGTCGGCGACGCGAAGAAGGTGGTCGTTTCGGGCAGCGCGCTGAAGGAAGGCAAAACGCACCAGGACAACGTGTTCTCGGTGGACACGCGCAACGCCGGATACGGCGGTCTGTCGCTGTCGATCGAGGGCCCGAGCAAGGCGGAGATCCAGTGCACGGACAAGGACGACGGCACGCTGAACATCGCGTacaaaccgaccgaaccgggatATTACATCGTGAATCTCAAGTTCGCCGACCACCACGTGACGGGTTCCCCGTTCACGGTGAAGGTGTCGGGTGAAGGCACGAACCGGCAGCGAGAGAAGATCCAGCGGCAGCGCGAGGCCGTTCCGATCACGGAGGTCGGTAGCCAGTGCAAGCTCACGTTCAAGATGCCTGGCATTACGTCGTTCGATCTGTCCGCTACCGTTACCTCGCCCGGTGGCGTTAGCGAGGACGCCGAGATACAGGAGATTGAAGACGGATTGTACGCAGTTCACTTTGTGCCGAAGGAGCTCGGTGTCCACACGGTTTCGGTCAAGTACAAGCAGATTCATATTCCTG GATCGCCATTCCAGTTCACCGTTGGTCCGCTCAAAGACACTGGTGCCCACTTGGTCAAGGCCGGTGGTCCGGGTCTTGAGCACGGTGAACAGGGCGTACCGGCCGAGTTCAACGTGTGGACGCGCGAAGCAGGCGGTGGCACTTTGGCCATTTCTGTCGAAGGCCCCAGCAAAGCGGAGATCGAGTTCAAGGATCGCAAAGACGGCTCGTGCGACGTTTCCTATGTGGTCAGCGAACCAG GTGACTATCGCATCGGGTTGAAATTCAACGATCGCCATATTCCGGACTCGCCGTTCAAGGTGTACATCTCACCGGCGATGGGCGAAGCGCACAAACTGGAGGTGGCACAGTTCCCAACCGGTTGCGTTCAGGCCGACAAGCCTGCCCAGTTTATGGTCCGAAAGAACGGGGCCAAGGGTGAGCTCGATGCGAAG GTCGTTGCTCCGTCCAACAACGAAGACGATTGTTTCATACAACTGATCGACCAGGATCAGTACTCGGTGCGATTCTATCCACGCGAGAACGGTATCCACGCAATCCACGTGAAGTTCAACGGTGTCCATATTCCCGGCTCTCCGTACCGCATAAAAGTCGGCAAGGACGACGTCGATCCGGCCGCGGTGCACGCTTTGGGCAAGGGTCTCGGTGATGTGAAGACGGGCGAAAAGACCGATTTGATCATCGACACGTGCAATGCCGGTGCGGGTACGCTGGCCGTTACCGTTGATGGTCCGGCCAAGGTAGCGATGGACTGTACGGAGGTCGAAGAAGGCTACAAGGTCCGCTACACGCCACTATTACCAGGCCACTACTACATGACGATCAAGTACAACCAGATGCACATCGTCGGCTCACCGTTCAAGATCAACTGCACGGGGGAGAGCTTGGCCGAAGCCGGTGGTCAAGAGACGTCCTCTGTTATCgtcgaaacggtggccaaggTGTCGAAGGGTGGTAATCGGACCGGAGTCATCCTGCCCATCTTCAAATCGGACGCCAGCAAAGTCCAGTCGAAGGGCATGGGTCTCAAGAAGGCGTACATGGGCAAGCAGAATCAATTCACAGTGAATGCCGGTGATGCGG GCAACAACATTCTGTTTGTCGGCATTTACGGCCCCAAGGGACCGTGCGATGAAGTGTTCATCAAACACACGGGACGCAATCAATACAATGTCAACTATCTGGTTCGTGAGCGGGGCGACTACATCCTGCTGGTGAAATGGGGCGACGATCATATTCCCGGATCCCCGTTCAAGGTTGAAGTGTAA